In Rutidosis leptorrhynchoides isolate AG116_Rl617_1_P2 chromosome 2, CSIRO_AGI_Rlap_v1, whole genome shotgun sequence, one genomic interval encodes:
- the LOC139893346 gene encoding calcineurin B-like protein 4 yields the protein MGCICSTGVKHTPGYEEPALLAKETPFTVSEVEALYELFKKLSSSIIDDGLIHKDEFQLALFRNRNRRNLFADRIFDLFDVKRNGVIECGEFVRSLGVFHPNAPVEDKIAFAFRLYDLRRTGFIEREELNEMVIALLHESDLVLSEDVIEIIVDKTFSDADTKGDGVIDEEEWKEFVAKNPSLIKNMTLPYLKDITLAFPSFVLTSEIEDSEV from the exons ATGGGTTGCATTTGTTCCACTGGTGTTAAGCATACACCTGGTTATGAAGAACCTGCTCTGCTTGCTAAAGAAACCCCAT TTACCGTGAGTGAAGTTGAGGCTTTGTATGAGCTTTTTAAAAAGCTGAGCAGCTCCATTATCGATGATGGACTCATTCACAAG GACGAATTTCAGCTTGCGCTCTTCAGGAACAGAAACAGGCGAAATCTATTCGCAGACAGG ATATTTGATTTATTTGATGTGAAACGTAACGGAGTCATCGAGTGTGGAGAGTTCGTTAGATCATTAGGTGTTTTCCATCCGAATGCACCCGTAGAAGATAAAATTGCAT TTGCATTCAGGCTATACGATCTTCGACGAACTGGTTTTATTGAAAGAGAAGAG TTAAATGAGATGGTAATAGCTCTATTACACGAGTCAGATTTGGTACTTTCGGAAGACGTTATTGAAATTATAGTCGATAAAACATTTAGTGATGCAGACACAAAAGGAGATGGAGTGATAGATGAAGAAGAATGGAAGGAATTTGTAGCAAAAAATCCCTCTCTAATAAAGAACATGACCCTCCCCTACTTGAA GGACATAACGTTGGCATTTCCAAGCTTTGTTCTGACCTCTGAAATAGAAGACTCGGAAGTATAA